In Paenibacillus phoenicis, one genomic interval encodes:
- a CDS encoding Dps family protein, producing MGKSEATPAKNTKKSSLEQLLNEQVANLNVLYVKLHNYHWYVKGTNFFRLHAKFEELYNEVTEQMDAIAERMLALKWNPAASLEEYLDLATIQEATGKEEPQAMVQHVLEDLATLTEAYNEGIGLADQVEDNVTSDLLTGYLGKWEKQMWMLRAYLD from the coding sequence ATGGGCAAATCGGAAGCTACACCGGCAAAGAATACGAAGAAATCCAGCCTGGAGCAGCTGCTGAATGAACAGGTTGCTAACCTAAACGTGCTTTATGTCAAACTGCACAACTACCATTGGTATGTTAAAGGGACGAACTTCTTTCGGCTGCACGCCAAATTTGAGGAGCTATATAATGAAGTTACTGAACAAATGGATGCCATTGCCGAGCGGATGCTCGCACTGAAGTGGAACCCGGCAGCTTCGCTGGAAGAGTATCTGGACCTGGCCACCATTCAGGAGGCAACCGGGAAGGAGGAGCCGCAGGCGATGGTTCAGCATGTGCTTGAGGACCTGGCGACCTTAACGGAGGCGTACAACGAAGGGATTGGTCTCGCGGATCAGGTGGAGGATAACGTCACCAGCGATTTGTTAACCGGTTATCTTGGCAAATGGGAAAAACAGATGTGGATGCTCCGGGCTTACCTGGATTGA